Proteins encoded in a region of the Planococcus shixiaomingii genome:
- a CDS encoding SDR family NAD(P)-dependent oxidoreductase, with the protein MNKLQGKVAIITGGASGIGAATARLFAENGAKVVVVDLNEEKGEVFAKELPDALFVKANITEEAQVQNVYEKTIEKYGQVDIVFNNAGIGKVTPTHELSYEEWRNTVSVDLDGVFLVAREAIRAFQKVGGGVIVNTASMYGWVGSPGSAAYNAAKGGVVNLTRSLALEYAAQNIRVNALCPGFIDTPIIPEESKQVLTDATPMKRLGQSEEMAKAVLFLASDDSSFMTGSSLVVDGGYTAG; encoded by the coding sequence ATGAATAAATTACAAGGAAAAGTAGCGATTATTACAGGTGGCGCTTCAGGAATCGGTGCTGCAACTGCGAGGCTTTTTGCGGAAAACGGCGCCAAAGTTGTGGTTGTGGATTTAAATGAAGAAAAAGGTGAGGTTTTTGCAAAAGAACTGCCGGATGCCCTTTTTGTAAAAGCAAACATCACAGAAGAAGCGCAAGTTCAAAATGTTTACGAAAAAACCATTGAAAAATACGGCCAAGTCGATATCGTGTTCAACAATGCCGGCATCGGAAAAGTTACGCCGACTCATGAACTTTCTTATGAAGAATGGAGAAACACAGTGAGTGTTGACCTTGATGGCGTATTTCTAGTGGCACGCGAAGCGATCCGCGCATTCCAAAAAGTGGGCGGCGGCGTTATCGTCAATACGGCATCCATGTATGGATGGGTTGGATCTCCTGGATCTGCCGCTTATAACGCTGCAAAAGGCGGAGTCGTTAACTTAACGCGTTCCCTGGCGCTAGAGTATGCCGCACAAAATATTCGTGTCAACGCTCTTTGCCCTGGATTCATTGATACCCCGATTATCCCAGAAGAAAGCAAACAAGTTTTGACAGATGCTACACCGATGAAACGCCTTGGCCAATCTGAAGAAATGGCAAAAGCCGTATTGTTCCTTGCTTCTGACGATTCAAGCTTTATGACTGGCAGCAGCTTAGTTGTTGACGGCGGTTATACAGCCGGCTAA
- a CDS encoding class I SAM-dependent methyltransferase — MKLIDPTRHPDWLAPHSLSWYQQLGENEGAYLYPWNSVYEEPNGESIFDSEVADMIQGKKALDVGCGHGDFTLQGADLAKKIVGIDVTDKFLLTGNQFRKTNASFMLGNTKERLPFKEDAFDCAYIRKGPTSAYTDLQRVVKNGGEVLGLHPGESTGKELFDIFPNLFTSPEGIPILDRLKQRLETSGFSNAKIEHIETKEYLQSSLDVLKYRCFGQTPEIMKELQRENLDALSRIFEKHASAKGLAVTFSRYIVRAVV, encoded by the coding sequence GTGAAACTCATCGACCCAACCCGACATCCTGACTGGCTAGCGCCTCATTCACTCTCCTGGTACCAGCAACTTGGAGAAAACGAAGGCGCTTACTTATATCCGTGGAATTCCGTTTACGAAGAGCCAAACGGTGAATCAATATTTGATAGTGAAGTAGCTGACATGATTCAAGGCAAAAAAGCGCTGGATGTCGGATGCGGCCACGGCGACTTCACTTTGCAAGGCGCTGATTTAGCAAAAAAAATCGTGGGAATTGATGTAACAGACAAATTCCTATTAACCGGAAATCAATTTCGAAAGACGAATGCTTCTTTTATGTTAGGAAATACGAAAGAGCGCTTGCCATTTAAAGAAGATGCCTTTGACTGCGCATATATCCGCAAAGGGCCAACATCAGCCTACACTGACTTGCAAAGAGTGGTGAAAAATGGTGGAGAAGTTTTGGGTCTCCATCCGGGAGAATCGACAGGTAAAGAACTGTTTGATATTTTCCCGAATTTATTTACTTCGCCTGAAGGAATACCTATTTTAGATCGATTAAAGCAGCGGCTTGAAACGAGCGGGTTTTCAAATGCAAAAATTGAACATATCGAAACGAAAGAATATTTGCAGTCTTCGTTGGATGTCCTCAAGTATAGATGTTTCGGCCAAACGCCGGAAATAATGAAAGAGTTGCAGAGAGAAAATTTAGACGCGTTAAGCCGGATTTTTGAAAAGCATGCTTCAGCTAAAGGTTTGGCCGTCACATTTTCTAGATATATCGTGCGGGCAGTAGTATGA
- a CDS encoding dihydrofolate reductase family protein, which translates to MAKVYFGMVVSLDGFVNDQNGGIQKLYASYKPTEEILAERENVGAVVLGRNTFEMASNPDDYADNYEYQVPLFIMTHTPPAKHPKENDNLTFTFVTDGIESVISQAKKAAQEKDVVVLGANVSQQLLKAGLADELQITLAPILLGKGLRLFEHLEDLEIQLEKLQTFETAQQVEIWYKIIRKS; encoded by the coding sequence ATGGCAAAAGTTTATTTTGGAATGGTTGTTTCTCTCGACGGCTTTGTAAATGATCAGAATGGCGGGATTCAAAAGCTCTACGCCAGTTACAAACCGACAGAAGAAATCTTAGCAGAAAGGGAAAATGTAGGTGCAGTTGTGTTGGGGCGCAATACGTTTGAAATGGCCAGCAACCCCGATGATTATGCCGACAATTACGAGTATCAAGTGCCGCTGTTTATCATGACGCATACTCCGCCAGCCAAACACCCGAAAGAGAACGACAACTTAACATTCACTTTTGTGACCGATGGCATTGAAAGTGTAATCAGCCAAGCCAAGAAGGCTGCACAAGAAAAAGACGTAGTAGTGCTGGGGGCAAATGTAAGCCAGCAACTGCTTAAGGCCGGGCTTGCGGATGAGCTGCAAATTACGTTAGCACCGATTCTTCTTGGTAAAGGCTTGCGGTTATTTGAGCATCTCGAAGACTTGGAAATCCAATTAGAGAAATTGCAGACATTCGAGACCGCGCAGCAAGTTGAAATTTGGTACAAAATAATTCGGAAAAGCTAA
- a CDS encoding PLP-dependent aminotransferase family protein, with amino-acid sequence MHHKFAKRASSVTSSDMRIILTAGERPELISLAGGLPAPELFPIDALKAASEAVLTEEGAASLQYSATEGYTPLRKIIIGRMDAIGIPVELNQVMITSGSQQAIDLTGRLLIDEGDTIICESPTYLAAINAFKTYDANFVEVEMDEDGMIMEILEKRLQENPNAKFIYTIPDFQNPSGRTLSLERRKRMIELANRYDVLILEDNPYGAIRFSGTAIPPIKHFDTEGRVIYLSTFSKIFAPGLRLGWICADEVFIEKYIGLKESADMHSDGFAQRLTAKYMELNDIEAHIEKIKAVYKERCTAMVACIEQYFPNEISYVEPEGGLFIWVELPASMDSRKIALACLENNVAVIPGAAFFANKAQTNTLRLNFSNTSEARIIEGMKRIGEVLHRELNEITITAGTTTR; translated from the coding sequence ATGCATCATAAGTTTGCAAAGAGAGCAAGTTCAGTAACATCTTCCGACATGCGCATCATCCTTACTGCCGGGGAACGTCCAGAATTGATTTCACTTGCAGGAGGTTTGCCGGCACCGGAACTGTTTCCAATTGATGCATTAAAAGCAGCAAGCGAAGCCGTCTTGACAGAAGAAGGCGCGGCATCCCTTCAATATAGTGCAACAGAGGGCTATACCCCACTTAGAAAAATAATTATTGGACGCATGGATGCTATCGGTATCCCTGTGGAACTAAACCAAGTCATGATTACTTCCGGTTCCCAACAAGCGATCGATTTGACTGGCAGGCTCCTTATTGACGAAGGAGACACCATCATTTGCGAAAGCCCGACTTACCTAGCTGCAATCAATGCATTTAAAACATATGACGCCAATTTTGTGGAAGTGGAAATGGATGAAGACGGCATGATCATGGAAATTCTGGAAAAACGGCTTCAGGAAAATCCAAACGCAAAGTTCATTTATACCATTCCTGATTTTCAAAACCCCTCCGGCCGAACTCTTAGCCTGGAACGAAGAAAACGCATGATCGAGCTTGCCAACCGCTATGACGTACTGATTTTAGAAGACAACCCTTACGGAGCCATCCGATTTTCCGGTACTGCGATTCCGCCGATCAAGCATTTTGATACCGAAGGCCGGGTCATTTACTTAAGCACATTCTCAAAAATATTCGCACCTGGCCTCCGGCTCGGCTGGATTTGCGCTGATGAGGTATTCATCGAAAAATACATCGGCTTGAAAGAGTCAGCCGATATGCATTCCGACGGTTTTGCCCAGCGTCTTACGGCAAAATACATGGAGCTGAACGATATCGAGGCGCATATTGAAAAAATCAAAGCTGTGTATAAAGAACGCTGCACGGCCATGGTTGCCTGCATTGAGCAATACTTCCCTAACGAAATATCTTATGTCGAACCGGAAGGCGGATTGTTCATCTGGGTGGAGCTCCCTGCTTCTATGGATTCTCGTAAAATTGCACTTGCTTGTCTTGAAAACAATGTCGCTGTCATTCCGGGTGCTGCCTTTTTCGCCAATAAGGCACAAACGAATACCCTGCGATTGAATTTCTCAAATACTTCGGAAGCACGCATCATCGAAGGCATGAAACGCATCGGTGAAGTACTGCACCGTGAATTGAACGAAATCACCATTACCGCTGGGACGACAACCCGTTAA
- a CDS encoding DNA alkylation repair protein → MDFETVMQELETLGKDRIKKTYMRNGAKEPVFGVATGEMKPLAKIIKKNQPLAEELYATGNYDAMYFAGIISDFSTEEEFERWMDGAYFYMLSDYVVAVSLAEAEFAQELADKWIASGEELKMSAGWSCYCWLLGNRKDHEFSPEKLSHMLDQVEKTIRDSPDRTKISMNNFIYTVAISYVPLHEKAIETAKSVGQLEIKKDNKKSSFLNASESIQKELDRGRIGFKRKYVRC, encoded by the coding sequence ATGGATTTCGAAACGGTTATGCAGGAACTAGAAACGCTTGGCAAAGATCGGATCAAAAAGACGTACATGCGAAACGGTGCGAAAGAGCCGGTTTTTGGTGTCGCAACCGGTGAAATGAAGCCGCTCGCAAAAATCATCAAGAAAAACCAGCCTTTGGCCGAAGAGCTATACGCTACAGGGAACTACGACGCCATGTATTTTGCCGGCATCATTTCGGATTTTTCGACTGAAGAGGAATTTGAGCGATGGATGGACGGAGCGTATTTTTACATGCTGTCTGATTACGTCGTCGCCGTTTCTTTGGCAGAAGCCGAGTTCGCTCAAGAGTTAGCTGATAAATGGATTGCCAGCGGAGAAGAACTTAAAATGTCGGCAGGCTGGAGCTGCTATTGCTGGCTCTTAGGCAATCGCAAGGACCATGAGTTCAGTCCAGAAAAGCTATCTCACATGCTCGATCAAGTTGAAAAAACCATTCGTGATTCCCCTGACCGGACAAAAATTTCTATGAATAACTTTATTTATACCGTGGCAATTTCTTATGTGCCGCTCCATGAAAAAGCAATTGAAACCGCAAAATCGGTAGGACAGCTTGAAATAAAAAAAGACAACAAAAAAAGCAGCTTCCTTAACGCTTCTGAAAGCATCCAAAAAGAGCTGGATAGAGGACGGATTGGTTTTAAACGCAAGTACGTAAGATGTTAA
- a CDS encoding cation diffusion facilitator family transporter yields MEQERYDNLKLGEKGAILSIVAYILLSILKLFVGYTANSEALLADGLNNMTDIVASVAVLIGLKLSQKPADDNHPYGHWRAETIAALVASFIMMAVGLQVVYSAVVSVFEGSHQAPDMIAAWTGIFSAFVMYFVYRYNKNLANKINSQAVKAAAKDNLSDAWVSIAAVAGIIGAQFYLTWLDPLTAVLVGFLICKTAWGIFWDATHDLTDGFDEELIKSFKDTALRVYGVKGVKDIRARNYGNNAVVDLVLLVRSDLDIRLAHDISTEVEKELMNTYDISAVHVHVEPN; encoded by the coding sequence ATGGAACAAGAAAGATACGACAACTTAAAATTAGGTGAAAAAGGCGCGATTCTCAGCATTGTCGCCTATATTCTCCTTTCTATACTCAAACTATTTGTGGGATACACTGCAAACTCGGAAGCCTTATTGGCAGACGGTTTAAATAATATGACAGATATTGTTGCTTCCGTCGCTGTTTTAATTGGGTTAAAATTGTCCCAAAAACCGGCGGATGATAATCACCCATATGGACATTGGAGAGCAGAAACGATTGCTGCCCTTGTCGCTTCCTTCATCATGATGGCAGTCGGGTTGCAAGTGGTCTATTCCGCGGTGGTATCTGTTTTTGAAGGAAGCCATCAGGCACCAGATATGATAGCTGCATGGACGGGTATTTTTTCCGCTTTCGTCATGTACTTTGTCTATCGCTACAACAAAAACCTTGCCAATAAAATTAATAGCCAGGCTGTTAAAGCAGCAGCAAAAGATAACCTTTCCGATGCGTGGGTCAGCATTGCAGCAGTGGCCGGGATTATTGGCGCCCAGTTTTACCTGACATGGCTCGATCCATTGACAGCGGTACTGGTCGGGTTTTTAATTTGCAAAACGGCTTGGGGCATCTTCTGGGATGCTACCCATGATTTAACGGATGGATTTGATGAAGAATTAATTAAATCATTTAAAGACACTGCCCTGCGAGTATACGGTGTCAAAGGAGTAAAAGACATCCGCGCCAGAAACTACGGCAATAATGCAGTGGTCGATTTGGTCCTGTTAGTCCGGTCTGACTTGGATATCCGGCTTGCCCATGACATTTCGACCGAAGTTGAAAAAGAATTGATGAACACGTATGATATCTCGGCCGTCCATGTTCATGTGGAACCGAATTAA
- a CDS encoding phosphotransferase, whose amino-acid sequence MSNHKNEEKLTGGNASNVYRSENTVRRELKPESFRIHKLLKHLENKGFNYAPKYLGIDEKGREILSFIKGEAGNYPLKNYMRSDEVLKEIAKMLCLYHDAVSDFSFEDDWEPIDNTPSQYEVLCHNDFAIYNIIFNQERPVGIIDFDIAAPGPRLWDVAYTLYTCVPLSRLYLTETGDEIHYSSIHDADRIRKRVQLFFETYGEAIEEDYLDMVVLRLEGLCKYITRKAREGEVAFQKMIAEGHLEHYRNDIKFIREHGKEWAEL is encoded by the coding sequence TTGTCGAATCATAAAAACGAAGAGAAATTAACAGGTGGCAATGCCTCAAACGTCTATCGTTCTGAAAATACGGTGCGGCGGGAATTAAAGCCGGAAAGCTTCAGAATTCATAAGCTGTTGAAGCATTTGGAGAATAAAGGGTTTAATTATGCGCCAAAGTATTTAGGTATAGATGAAAAAGGCAGAGAGATCTTGTCGTTTATTAAAGGCGAGGCCGGCAATTATCCTTTAAAGAATTACATGCGCTCTGATGAAGTCTTAAAAGAGATTGCGAAAATGCTGTGTCTTTATCATGATGCAGTGAGTGATTTTTCATTTGAAGATGACTGGGAGCCAATTGACAATACTCCTTCACAATATGAAGTGCTATGCCATAATGATTTTGCCATATACAACATCATTTTCAATCAGGAAAGACCTGTAGGAATTATTGATTTCGACATTGCCGCTCCTGGTCCCAGACTGTGGGATGTTGCTTATACGCTTTATACCTGCGTGCCACTAAGCAGATTGTATCTTACAGAAACAGGTGATGAAATTCATTATAGTTCAATTCACGATGCCGATCGTATAAGAAAACGAGTGCAATTGTTTTTTGAGACTTATGGCGAAGCTATAGAAGAAGATTATTTGGACATGGTAGTGCTTCGATTAGAAGGGCTTTGCAAATATATAACTAGAAAAGCCCGAGAAGGCGAGGTTGCTTTTCAAAAGATGATTGCTGAAGGGCACTTAGAACATTATCGAAATGATATTAAATTTATTCGTGAACATGGAAAAGAATGGGCTGAATTATAG
- a CDS encoding SDR family NAD(P)-dependent oxidoreductase translates to MKPLQGKIAVVTGASRGAGRGIAFELGSAGATVYVKGRSVRGAVTDNRSETIEETANGVTSRGGKGIAVRCDHTSDTDVRNLFGQIEREHGRIDILVNSVFGGSESSMPSGEGRHFWERPLEHWDAMMVAGPHAYLMTTRYAVPLMKQHYKGLIVNLTFFIEDKISGNLYYDLAMNAINRMTLGMAKELKDFNISSVAVCPGWMRTERVIDSGFGPEDGTTETTAYVGRAVVALATDSAVSNLSGDAVMVADLARQYGFTDVDGTQPLPFEG, encoded by the coding sequence ATGAAGCCATTACAAGGGAAGATTGCAGTTGTTACAGGGGCATCCCGTGGAGCGGGTAGAGGAATTGCCTTCGAACTAGGCAGTGCAGGAGCGACGGTGTATGTGAAAGGTCGGAGTGTAAGAGGAGCTGTAACCGATAACCGATCAGAAACCATAGAGGAAACTGCCAATGGGGTCACTTCGCGGGGAGGCAAAGGCATCGCCGTACGATGTGACCACACAAGCGACACTGATGTGAGAAATCTGTTTGGACAAATTGAAAGAGAACATGGACGGATTGATATTTTAGTCAATAGTGTATTTGGCGGCTCTGAAAGTTCGATGCCGTCTGGAGAGGGAAGACATTTTTGGGAACGGCCACTGGAGCATTGGGATGCGATGATGGTTGCTGGACCGCATGCTTATTTAATGACGACTCGGTACGCTGTGCCTCTAATGAAGCAACACTATAAAGGATTAATTGTAAATCTCACATTTTTTATCGAGGACAAAATCTCAGGGAATTTGTATTATGATTTGGCTATGAACGCTATCAATCGAATGACACTTGGAATGGCAAAGGAATTAAAGGACTTCAATATTTCAAGCGTTGCGGTGTGCCCGGGTTGGATGAGGACAGAAAGGGTTATAGATTCAGGTTTTGGACCAGAGGATGGAACAACGGAAACCACGGCGTATGTAGGACGTGCAGTTGTTGCATTGGCAACAGACTCTGCAGTATCAAACCTTTCTGGCGATGCAGTGATGGTGGCCGATTTAGCGAGGCAATACGGCTTTACCGATGTAGATGGAACTCAACCTTTGCCATTTGAAGGATGA
- a CDS encoding DUF4275 family protein, which produces MEDFVQKQLNRLQDRNISFEVMPNRKNELELRWEEAFAKDMSKSQKRKMAFKQCMWNVFSWGKIECLKEQRAIEAFDQQKKAGCYLIYAFDEEAIYIPKASRLKAKDITHIASPTDEETNVNIERFGNNPGVTYLLDLYIVDELFNWTYILTHEEDCGPYFHKP; this is translated from the coding sequence ATGGAAGATTTTGTTCAGAAACAACTAAATCGATTACAGGACAGGAACATCAGCTTTGAAGTAATGCCCAACAGAAAGAACGAATTGGAGCTGCGATGGGAAGAAGCTTTCGCCAAAGATATGAGCAAATCCCAAAAGCGGAAGATGGCTTTTAAGCAATGCATGTGGAATGTTTTCAGCTGGGGAAAAATTGAGTGTTTGAAAGAGCAACGGGCGATTGAAGCATTTGATCAGCAGAAAAAGGCAGGGTGCTACCTTATTTATGCGTTTGATGAAGAGGCAATCTACATACCGAAGGCAAGTCGCCTAAAAGCAAAAGATATCACTCATATAGCCAGTCCAACTGATGAAGAAACTAACGTCAATATCGAACGTTTTGGCAATAACCCGGGTGTAACTTATCTGCTGGATCTCTATATCGTCGATGAACTCTTTAACTGGACCTATATTTTGACCCACGAAGAAGACTGCGGTCCTTATTTTCACAAACCTTGA
- a CDS encoding class I SAM-dependent methyltransferase, with translation MKTEILRQNQRSWNTVAAHFNGVDALPSFGPFAQTDDELQLFESIQEKKVLDIGCGSGHSLAYMSEGGAAELWGVDFSENQIERASETLQGLQANLHCAAMEEDIDLPKNYFDIVYSIYAIGWTTDLKETLNLIYSYLKPGGYFLFSWDHPLYAHLQSDQGHISLNGSYQEEGMTRYENFKGEDAPVAIPKRKFSTYLNSLIQAGFMIEEVVETDVPHQLKNSETEVSDRYYSLYKAQKFPTTMIIKARKEK, from the coding sequence ATGAAAACAGAAATTTTAAGACAGAATCAAAGAAGTTGGAATACGGTTGCAGCCCACTTTAACGGTGTTGATGCTTTGCCCAGCTTTGGACCGTTTGCCCAAACTGATGATGAACTGCAGTTATTTGAATCGATTCAAGAAAAAAAGGTTCTGGATATTGGTTGTGGCAGCGGCCATTCATTAGCTTATATGTCTGAAGGAGGAGCCGCGGAATTATGGGGTGTCGATTTTTCTGAAAATCAAATCGAGAGAGCGAGCGAAACATTGCAAGGGCTCCAGGCAAACTTACACTGCGCGGCCATGGAAGAAGATATCGATCTTCCCAAAAATTATTTTGACATTGTCTATTCCATTTATGCCATCGGTTGGACGACCGACTTGAAAGAGACTCTCAACTTGATTTATTCATATCTTAAGCCGGGCGGCTATTTCCTTTTCAGCTGGGATCATCCGCTTTATGCCCATCTGCAAAGCGACCAAGGCCATATTTCGCTGAATGGTTCCTATCAGGAGGAGGGCATGACACGCTACGAAAATTTTAAGGGTGAAGATGCGCCCGTCGCTATTCCGAAGCGAAAATTCAGTACGTATTTGAATTCGTTGATTCAAGCCGGTTTTATGATTGAAGAAGTCGTCGAAACGGACGTCCCGCACCAGCTGAAGAATTCCGAAACCGAAGTATCCGACCGCTACTATTCTCTCTACAAAGCGCAGAAATTCCCTACCACTATGATTATTAAGGCGCGAAAAGAAAAATAA
- a CDS encoding SDR family oxidoreductase: protein MTVLVTGFTGKVGYEVAGNLKKKGIPFKCATRNVKKAIDRYGDDYDFVQLDFADPATFASALHGVDQLFLMYPPGENLQFDKFLEEAKQMGVQHITYISIKDVQFLPFIHHFKNEKLIRKLGVPYTFIRAGYFMQNLNDFLCREIKERQRIFVPAGKGKTSFVDVRDLAEVVSLSFQDSEQHRNKAYTVTGAEALDFFEVADKMTTILGRPISYTNPSTKEFKEHMLSSGIDKAFVNVVIGIHFPTRLGLAKGISTDYEELTGMKPNKIEKYIEDYQNAWNKL, encoded by the coding sequence ATGACTGTTTTGGTGACCGGTTTTACGGGGAAAGTGGGCTACGAAGTGGCTGGAAATCTGAAGAAAAAAGGAATTCCATTCAAATGCGCTACCCGGAACGTAAAGAAAGCCATTGACCGCTACGGCGACGACTATGATTTTGTACAGTTAGACTTTGCAGATCCAGCGACTTTTGCTTCTGCCCTGCACGGAGTCGACCAGCTCTTTCTCATGTATCCTCCGGGAGAGAATCTTCAATTTGATAAATTTCTGGAGGAAGCGAAACAGATGGGCGTTCAGCACATCACTTACATTTCCATAAAGGACGTTCAGTTTCTGCCGTTTATCCATCATTTTAAAAACGAAAAGCTGATCAGAAAGCTAGGCGTTCCTTATACGTTTATTCGAGCGGGTTATTTTATGCAAAACCTGAACGACTTTTTGTGCCGGGAAATAAAGGAACGGCAGCGTATTTTTGTTCCTGCTGGTAAAGGCAAGACCAGTTTTGTGGATGTGCGCGATTTGGCGGAAGTGGTTTCGTTGTCATTCCAAGATTCTGAGCAGCACCGCAACAAAGCCTATACCGTAACCGGTGCCGAAGCTTTGGATTTCTTTGAAGTGGCGGACAAGATGACAACTATTTTGGGACGCCCCATCTCCTATACGAACCCATCAACAAAGGAATTCAAAGAGCACATGTTGAGCAGCGGAATAGACAAAGCATTTGTCAACGTTGTCATCGGCATCCACTTCCCTACTAGATTAGGCTTGGCCAAAGGAATAAGTACTGATTATGAAGAGTTAACAGGCATGAAACCCAATAAAATTGAAAAATACATTGAAGATTATCAAAACGCTTGGAACAAACTTTAA
- a CDS encoding DUF4181 domain-containing protein gives MYSIKFVLFIIVVFLVISLVQASIRKIFNIEKEKKSLFSYSYVNKTHQNIDLAIRILSMIVYAVILHFLIFKEFSFNLFLIAMTLLTIIDHLVKALFEWKYLENPKQAILTISEMSILVIVLLITIQFDLFHLLLS, from the coding sequence ATGTATTCGATCAAGTTTGTATTGTTTATTATAGTTGTCTTTCTAGTAATATCACTCGTACAAGCTAGTATAAGGAAAATATTTAACATTGAAAAAGAAAAAAAGAGTCTCTTTTCATACTCATATGTAAATAAAACACACCAAAACATTGATCTTGCTATACGAATTCTCTCAATGATTGTATATGCCGTCATTCTTCATTTTTTAATCTTTAAAGAGTTTTCGTTTAATCTTTTTCTAATCGCAATGACCTTGCTTACGATAATTGACCATCTAGTAAAGGCTTTGTTTGAGTGGAAATACTTAGAAAACCCTAAACAGGCAATCTTAACCATAAGTGAGATGTCTATATTAGTAATAGTCTTACTCATTACCATTCAATTTGACTTATTTCATCTTCTTCTTTCTTAA
- a CDS encoding S66 family peptidase — MIIPKKLQHGDEIRIIAPSRSANILSEIGIEQAKTMLEEIGLVVTFGEHVFESDLHNSASIEHRLDDLHNAFQDQNVKGILTAIGGFNSNELLPFLDYESIRQNPKIFCGYSDITALASAITSKTGLITYSGPHFSSFHMEELQNYQIEYFKNCLMQSHSYEIQPSLEWSDDAWFLDQENRKLEATNWKIYNEGQTSGQLFGGNLCTLNLLQGTSYMPNLENAILFLEDDEMTIPETFARDLTSLLQSAGKIKGLVIGRFQRESKMTEDHILYLFDKLPLLKSIPVLYDVDFGHTQPIFTFPIGGRVELNSSEKQIKIVQF, encoded by the coding sequence ATGATAATACCGAAAAAATTACAACACGGAGATGAAATACGTATCATAGCACCGAGCAGAAGCGCCAATATATTATCGGAAATTGGCATAGAACAAGCAAAAACAATGCTCGAAGAAATAGGTTTAGTTGTGACCTTTGGAGAGCATGTTTTTGAAAGCGATTTACATAACTCGGCTTCTATTGAACACCGCTTAGACGATTTGCATAACGCCTTTCAAGACCAAAATGTCAAAGGAATATTGACAGCTATCGGCGGATTTAACAGTAATGAACTTCTTCCATTCCTAGATTACGAAAGCATTCGTCAAAATCCTAAAATATTTTGTGGATACAGTGATATAACGGCTTTGGCTAGCGCTATTACTTCGAAAACAGGATTGATTACATATTCAGGTCCACACTTTTCAAGTTTTCACATGGAAGAATTGCAAAACTATCAAATTGAGTATTTTAAAAATTGCTTGATGCAATCTCACTCCTATGAAATTCAGCCGTCTTTGGAATGGAGCGACGATGCTTGGTTTTTAGATCAAGAAAACCGGAAACTTGAAGCAACAAACTGGAAGATATACAACGAAGGACAAACAAGTGGTCAACTTTTCGGCGGCAATCTATGTACTTTAAACTTGCTGCAAGGGACTTCGTACATGCCGAATCTGGAAAATGCCATATTATTTCTTGAAGATGATGAAATGACGATCCCTGAAACGTTTGCCCGTGATTTAACGTCTTTGCTGCAATCAGCCGGAAAAATAAAAGGATTAGTTATTGGACGGTTCCAGCGTGAATCAAAAATGACGGAAGACCATATTCTGTATTTGTTTGATAAACTGCCTTTATTAAAATCGATTCCCGTTTTATACGATGTGGATTTCGGCCATACACAGCCAATTTTCACTTTTCCTATTGGTGGAAGGGTGGAATTGAATAGCAGTGAAAAACAAATTAAAATAGTTCAATTTTAA